TAAACGTTCAAGTTTATTGCGCTGGTTGATTAAATAAATCCATCGCGGATTTTGTCATAGCCCTAACCCCAGTGCGAATGGTTAACGGCATAGATAACCGGGGGCAAACTGACTTGAATGTAAACGTTCAAGTTTATTGCGCTGGTTGATTAAATAAATCCATCGCGGATTTTGTCATAGCCCTAACCCCAGTGCGGATAGTTAGCGAATAATCTGGCGCAAACTGACTAGAATGCAAAGACGGCAAGGTATCGCCAGACTCAACACTCGCTTGATACTGGCTAGGTTCTACCCCGCCCAGCCAAAATAAAGTAATCGGACGTTTCTCTGCAGTGAGCCCATATAAACCAAAATCTTCGCCAGCCATTACCGGTGGTGCCACCAGCACATTATCGCTGCCTAATTCGGCTTCAATACTGGCTTTAACCTTAGCGGCTAACGTGGGATCGTTATAGGTTGACGGAATGGTTTCATCATCATGTACATACACCACAGGCATAAGGTCATCTGGCAAGCCAGCACTAATCGCGATACCGGTAGTAATACGTTTAATCGCCGCGATTTGCTGCTCACGAACCTTAGGATTATACGAGCGTAAGGTCAGCTGAAGCTTCACTTCATCTGAAATAATATTGTGTTTTGAGCCACCATGAATAGCGCCAACAGTAACCACATTAGGCTCTAACGGCGAGACTTCTCGGCTAACAATGGTTTGCAGTGCAAGTACTGTGCGCGCAGCAAGTACCACTGGATCGATAGTGACGTGCGGATAAGCACCATGGCCACCTTTGCCCTTAATGGTAATATCAACCGAATCAACATTCGCCAAGGCATAACCACTTACGGTGCCGACTTTGCCTGCAGGAATTGACGCACTCACATGCAAACCAATAATGCTGTCTGGTGTTGGGAACTGGCTAAACAACCCCTGTTTTAGCATGGCTTTGGCGCCGCCACCGACTTCTTCTGCGGGTTGAGCCACCATCATCAAAGTACCTTGCCAGTCGGCTTTGTGAAGCATCAGTTGCTGTGCAGTACCAATTAAACTGGTCATGTGAATATCGTGGCCACAACCATGCATAATCCCAACAGTACTGTTGTCCGCATTAAGGGTTGTCACGGTCGATGCGTACTCTTTTCCCGTTTGTTCAATAATTGGCAAGCCATCAATATCAGCACGGATCATCACCACGGGGCCTTTACCGTTTTTGACAATACCGACCACACCATAACCGCCAAAATTAGCAGTAACCTCAAAGCCTAATTGCTTTAGTTCTTGCGCCATACGTTGGCTAGTGGCTTTTTCTTGATATGACAATTCAGGGTGTTGATGCAGGTGTAGATATAGTTGCTCAAGCTTTGGTAATGCTTTACTTACAGAGAGATCAAGATCGCTCGCACTAGCAGTAACAGACAACGACGAAGCTGAAAACACTAACGCCAATAAGGGGTACGCAACACGTAAGCAGGTCATATTATTATTCTTAATTGTCGGGATTTGAGTATGTTAACCTACCATAAGCTTAAGCCACTTTGTAATGGGTTTTAGGTAACCGCAAGTTAAGGGATAATGTTAGTAGTGGCATAGTGATTAAGTCATTGTGGTCAGAGAAATAATAATAAAGGAAATCAATGACAGTCATTACTGAAACACCAAGGTTAATTATAAGAGAATTTACCCTTGAAGATGCACCTGCAGTATTGCATTTTAATGCTCCAGAACAAGTCAGCCTCTATACCGGTGACGCAGGAATGTGCACAACATTAACCGACGCCGAAAACATCATTACCAATATTTGGTTAGCTGAATATCAGCAATACGGTTTTGGCCGTTGGGCTGTGGTACTGAAAGAGACCAAGACTGTGATTGGGTTTTGCGGTTTTAAAAATGAAACTCGTATTAATGCCGTCGATATTGGTTATCGCTTGCACCCTGATTACTGGGGTATTGGTTTAGCGACAGAAGCCAACCTAGCCTGTATCGAATATGCCAAACAACACATGGATTTAGGCATCGTCTATGCCACTGTTGTCGATGCTAATAGCGGCTCAATCAATGTGGTCACTAAACTAGGCATGACATTTCATTCTCAATTCCAACGAGATGAATTTACTTTTAATCGTTATGCCATGTTATTGAACGGCAACTAACGAGCACTTATCTAAGTACTAACGCTAAGCACTAAATCTATCTCAACATCTAAATCTAAAAAAACAGCAAGCAAAAAACTAACATGTTGCTTTTTCATTAAAGCTGACTCTATCGTGCTGGCTTAACATTAGCTTCGTTTCATGTACCGAAATCAAATTAACCTTATAAAATTAGTACCGCTGAGAATAGTATTAAACGTTTTTAGCAATAAAATATAAATTATTTTTAATCAAAAGCTTACATAAAAAATTAAATACCATAAAGCTAACACTAAGCCATATCACTCGCCTATAGCTGAGCAAATAACAAAACAATATTAATGACCAACATAGAGACTGCATATGTGTTAGGTTGTATTAGTGTATTGCAAGAAATCGATACGATATTCATGGATGAAAGAGCAGCTACAACACTTAAGCCGGTATGTAGTATCACAATGGACTCTCTGAAATTACCCAACCAGTATTTTTCCTTCATTCAAGACTTCAGGTTACATCAGTGCACCATGACGCCGTGCCAATATAACGAATTGATTTGTAAAGAATAATAATATCACTTAGTTATATGCAATAAATTTAGATGCCATAAAGTTTAGATGTTAATTATCTCGAACTCACCCATTACAGACTGGTGGCCTGCTACCGTATTTCTTCACATACAAACAGCCTGTTTATTGAGTAACAACACAATAAAATAAGAGGTAATTACACTTTTGAAAAATAATACGATTGCGATAACCCCTGAAATGCTGAAGTCTTGGCAAAAAACAGTTGATCTGATTGCCAAAGTCGCTCAAGTGCCTGCATCGTTAATTATGAAACTTCACACTGATGAAATGGAAGTGTTTGTCGCCAATCATAATGCCAACAGCCCATATGCCCCCGGGATGAAAGACATGCTGGGACATAGTTTATATTGCGAATCAGTGATTGAGCAGCAAACAGAATTACATGTCAAAAATGCCCTAGAAGATCCTCGCTGGAGTCAAAATCCTGAGCTTGAATTTGGTATGGTTTCTTATTATGGCGTACCACTCAACTGGCCTGATGGAGAGCCCTTTGGCACCATTTGCATACTAGACCAAAAAGCAAATAGCTACTCCGATGATCTTATTTTGCTGTTAGATTGTTTTCGTCAAAATGTTGAAAGTAATCTAGAAATACTCTACCAAAAAGAAAAGCTGGCTCAAGCCAATTTACAGTTAGAAACTCGTATTGCGCAGCGCACATCAGACTTAGAGCAGCTTAACAGCAATTTAATGCAAGAAATCGATTCACGCATCGCCGCGGAAAAACTATTAGATATTCAACAACGTTTCGACAGCGTCACTGGCTTGCCTAAATTTAGTCAACTCGAAACAGTGTTTAACAACCTGACGAAAAGCGACGCCTTAACCTGTATTTCGGTAACCCATTTCAGCATCACCAACTTAAAAGTCATTCAAGACGGTTTAGGTTATGACATCACTGAAAAAGTACGTAATGTGGTCGCGCAAAAACTACAACATTTTATACCCAATAATACTTATCTTGCCATTGTCAGTGATACGACCTTCTGTATCGTCATCTGCACCAAGAAACAACTATATGGCGATAAGATGGCGACTTTTTGCAGTCGCTTATGTCAGCACTTTAGCCAAGATATTTATGTCGATGAATTACCGCTATCCATTACCACTGCTATGGGAGTCGCATTTTACCCCAACGATGGTAGTGGATTTATGGACCTATCAAGAAAATCCAGCGCCGCGCTATCACATTGTGAAATGGGTAATAACAATAGCTATAAGTTCTTTAACCAAAAAATGGAATCCGAACTGTCTAGTCGTATACAAATGGAGTCATTATTAAGAGGCGCACTTAAACGCGATGAATTGTCATTGCATTACCAGCCATTTGTAAGCACTCAAAGTAAAAGTGTTGTTGGCGCTGAAGTGCTTATAAGATGGAACAACCCAACTTTAGGCCAAGTTTCGCCGGCTGAATTTATTGAAATTGCAGAACATTCAGGCAAAATCATTGAAATAGGTTATTTTGTATTAAGAAGCGCTCTGAAACAATTAGCTTACTGGCGTGAGCTATATAATCGCGATTTTTATCTGGCAATCAATATGTCACCCATACAACTAAAAGACAGTTACTTAGTCGATAAGATTGTTAGCTTGCTTGAGTTATACAACATACCCGGCCATTTGCTTGAGATTGAGCTAACAGAAAATGCGTTAATCCACGATGCAGCATATGCCCAGGAAGTATTGAGCAAGTTAAATCAGCATGGGATCCGTTTGTCGTTAGATGATTTTGGTACCGGTTATTCGTCACTCAGTTACTTGCAATACTATCCGTTTAACTCAGTCAAAATTGATCGCAGCTTTATTCGTAATCTTGATACTTCAGAACAGAGCCGACAGTTAGTTAACACCATTATCGCCATGGCAAATAACTTACAGTTGTCGTTAGTGGCAGAAGGGGTGGAAAATCAATTTCAAGCCGATTTTGTGGCTAAGCAAGGGGCTGACATATGGCAGGGTTATCATCTGGGAAAACCGGTAGATGCCAATGAGTTTGCCCAGCAATACTTAATCCCCTCAATGACACCACTATTTTAATCTACTGCATGTGTCGCAAATGGTATCGCAATAGTTTCGCACTCAACGAGTACCGTATAAGCCGACCGTTACAAAGTTGGCTTATATGTACTACGGTAAGACATATCACATTTGTAAGCGCACATCTGAGGTCATTTTGGTTGAACACGCCAATACAAAGCCTGCTGCAATTTCGTCAGCCGTTAACGCCATTTTGCTAGACGACACAGTGGTGCCTGAAACAACCTGACATTTACACGCACCGCATACGCCTGAACGACATGCGGCAATAATCGGTAATTTTGCCGACTCAATGCCATCAAGTAGGCTTTGGTCGCCAGTTAGCTGCACCTGTTTATCACCAATGCTCAGCATAAACTGCTCGGTTGATGGATTACTTTCTAACGCAGCTTTCAACCCCATGGCACTACTTGCACCAAAGCTTTCTTGGTTGAACTGACTCATATCAAATTCGGCAGCTTCAAGCATTAACTTTACCGCCGCCATGTATGGCTCAGGTCCGCACACAAATACGGTACGCTGTTGATAATCTGGCACTAACTTAACTAAGGTTTCTAAACTTAAGCGACCACTTTCACAACCTGTAGAGGCATGCTTATCAGTCAAATTTTGCTTATTGCCGTCAGACTCTAATACATAATTGAGATTGAAATGTTGGCTTCGTGATGCCATCGACGCCATTGAATTAGCAAACATAATGTCATCGACAGTTTTGGCACTGTGTACGAAGGCAATATCGCTGTCGGTAGTGGTATCGCAAAGCCAGCGCGACATAGAATGCATTGGTGTTACGCCGCAACCCGCGCTTAAGAATAAGTACTTATCGGCCTCAATGTCGACCAAGTTAAATATCCCATCAGGGCCAGTAACCGTCACTTCATCGCCAACATTGAGCGACTCAGTTAAGTAATTAGACACCACGCCACCAGCGATTTTTTTAATCGTGACCACTAATGAAAATGGTCGTGAAGGTGACGATGAAATAGTGTAACTGCGGTAAACCTTGTCGCCATTAATATTTAGTTTAAAGGTAATAAACTGCCCCGGTTTAAAATTAAATTTAACCGGTGTGAGTCCCTGAAAGCGGAAACTGACCACATCATGGGTTTCATTCCATTTTTCAACACAGCAAAGCTGTACCTCGCCTCGTTGCCAGTTATCAGCTGCCAAAAGTGCTTTCGGGGTTGCCAGTGCAGCGGGTTCAACCGTTGGCGTGGTCTCGATAACGGGGGCCTCGCTAACAGGAGTCACCTTTTTAGCCACTTGGGCAGAAAGCGCTTGTGA
The nucleotide sequence above comes from Shewanella sp. Arc9-LZ. Encoded proteins:
- a CDS encoding M20 family metallopeptidase, whose protein sequence is MTCLRVAYPLLALVFSASSLSVTASASDLDLSVSKALPKLEQLYLHLHQHPELSYQEKATSQRMAQELKQLGFEVTANFGGYGVVGIVKNGKGPVVMIRADIDGLPIIEQTGKEYASTVTTLNADNSTVGIMHGCGHDIHMTSLIGTAQQLMLHKADWQGTLMMVAQPAEEVGGGAKAMLKQGLFSQFPTPDSIIGLHVSASIPAGKVGTVSGYALANVDSVDITIKGKGGHGAYPHVTIDPVVLAARTVLALQTIVSREVSPLEPNVVTVGAIHGGSKHNIISDEVKLQLTLRSYNPKVREQQIAAIKRITTGIAISAGLPDDLMPVVYVHDDETIPSTYNDPTLAAKVKASIEAELGSDNVLVAPPVMAGEDFGLYGLTAEKRPITLFWLGGVEPSQYQASVESGDTLPSLHSSQFAPDYSLTIRTGVRAMTKSAMDLFNQPAQ
- a CDS encoding GNAT family N-acetyltransferase; amino-acid sequence: MTVITETPRLIIREFTLEDAPAVLHFNAPEQVSLYTGDAGMCTTLTDAENIITNIWLAEYQQYGFGRWAVVLKETKTVIGFCGFKNETRINAVDIGYRLHPDYWGIGLATEANLACIEYAKQHMDLGIVYATVVDANSGSINVVTKLGMTFHSQFQRDEFTFNRYAMLLNGN
- a CDS encoding sensor domain-containing phosphodiesterase — translated: MKNNTIAITPEMLKSWQKTVDLIAKVAQVPASLIMKLHTDEMEVFVANHNANSPYAPGMKDMLGHSLYCESVIEQQTELHVKNALEDPRWSQNPELEFGMVSYYGVPLNWPDGEPFGTICILDQKANSYSDDLILLLDCFRQNVESNLEILYQKEKLAQANLQLETRIAQRTSDLEQLNSNLMQEIDSRIAAEKLLDIQQRFDSVTGLPKFSQLETVFNNLTKSDALTCISVTHFSITNLKVIQDGLGYDITEKVRNVVAQKLQHFIPNNTYLAIVSDTTFCIVICTKKQLYGDKMATFCSRLCQHFSQDIYVDELPLSITTAMGVAFYPNDGSGFMDLSRKSSAALSHCEMGNNNSYKFFNQKMESELSSRIQMESLLRGALKRDELSLHYQPFVSTQSKSVVGAEVLIRWNNPTLGQVSPAEFIEIAEHSGKIIEIGYFVLRSALKQLAYWRELYNRDFYLAINMSPIQLKDSYLVDKIVSLLELYNIPGHLLEIELTENALIHDAAYAQEVLSKLNQHGIRLSLDDFGTGYSSLSYLQYYPFNSVKIDRSFIRNLDTSEQSRQLVNTIIAMANNLQLSLVAEGVENQFQADFVAKQGADIWQGYHLGKPVDANEFAQQYLIPSMTPLF
- a CDS encoding hybrid-cluster NAD(P)-dependent oxidoreductase, yielding MSSAPSVGFSFSQALSAQVAKKVTPVSEAPVIETTPTVEPAALATPKALLAADNWQRGEVQLCCVEKWNETHDVVSFRFQGLTPVKFNFKPGQFITFKLNINGDKVYRSYTISSSPSRPFSLVVTIKKIAGGVVSNYLTESLNVGDEVTVTGPDGIFNLVDIEADKYLFLSAGCGVTPMHSMSRWLCDTTTDSDIAFVHSAKTVDDIMFANSMASMASRSQHFNLNYVLESDGNKQNLTDKHASTGCESGRLSLETLVKLVPDYQQRTVFVCGPEPYMAAVKLMLEAAEFDMSQFNQESFGASSAMGLKAALESNPSTEQFMLSIGDKQVQLTGDQSLLDGIESAKLPIIAACRSGVCGACKCQVVSGTTVSSSKMALTADEIAAGFVLACSTKMTSDVRLQM